In Vulpes lagopus strain Blue_001 chromosome 4, ASM1834538v1, whole genome shotgun sequence, the DNA window TTCTAAAAGGGCAGTAGGTAACAACACGTGAGCAAAGGGGTCGACTTCCTATGGCAACCATTCCATAAATGGCAAAGTATTTTTATACCAAGATTAATggcagatttcctttttaaaaagttaaatgacaaAGTCgaattcttccaaatatttatctTCCAATAATATTTAAGATATGGAAGATCTACTGAAATCTCACCTAAAgtactttgtttttcatttggcaattttttttttctctttccttgctcATTTCCTCATGTCTGCTGGCCTGCCTAGGAGGGCAGCTCCCTTTGGCTCGGTAGACGGGGCAGCAGGCAGCGGGCGGCGGGCAGTCGGGCCTCTGCAAGGAGATCCCAACCCCAGGCCCCTGGACATCTGAAATCTGAAGTCGAACTACTTGGAGGCTGGTCGAGTTCTCCCCCCAAAACCTCCAGCTACAGgatcggggtggggggcacccccTGCCTCATTTCAGAGCTGACGTTGGCCACCCCGGGGTCTAGCAAACACCAGAGGCGAACCCTCCGCGCTCTCCCGGTAAATCCGCATCCACCCCGGGGCGCGAAGCTGAAGGGCAGGGCGTGTTCGGTGGCGAGCCGGGGCGctcgggggccgggccgggcggccgTGTGCGCTCCGGGGGCCGCTCCGTTGGCCTCCAGGGCGGCGCAGGGGGCACGCGCGCCTAAGGTGGGCCACCTGCGGGGAAGGAAGCCGGCGGTGAGGCCGCGCGGGCAGGGGCGCAGACCCGGGAccgcgcggggccggggagcgcggggggcggcgggggctggcGCACGGGCCTAGCCTTCCCCAGCAGGGGTCCGCAGGGGGCCCGACGTCCCAGCCTCGCCGCCAAGGCGTCCCCCAGCCCACAGCCCGCCCCACGCTCCCGGCCGcgcgggcccccgcccccccagcagcGGAGCCGCGGGGCGGGATGCGCTCGTCCGCTACCTGTCGGCGGGAGGCGAGAGCCGGGCGCCCGCACCCGCGCCGGCGGGACTCGGGGCGCAGCGGAGCGCGCCGGGCAGCAGTGGGCGCTCGCGATCCTCCGCTGCCCTGCGCGCTCTCCCTCGGGGCCCGGCCTCCTCcgtcccctcctcctgctcctgctcctcctcccgctcctcccctCCGCGGGACTGCTCGCCTAGCCTCCCGCCTGCACAGTCCCCGGCGCGCTGGCAGCCACCAGACGCCGCCACCGCCGGGTCTCCGCGGGTGCCCGCGCCCCTGCCTCGGCCGGCCGCCCCGAGGCGCCCCGAAGCTCGTCCGCCGGCCGCCGGTGCTCCGCGGCCCTGCCCATGGCTCAGCCCGAGAGCCGACTTCGGGCGCCGGACCGGGTCGACAGCCGCGCGGCTCAGGTGAGTGCAGCGCGCTTGGGGCGGGGGCCAGCCAGCCTGGGGAGTGGCAAgacggggggcggcggggggcccTCACCTGGCGTCTGGGACTTAGAGCGAGCGCAGAGCCCAAGGTGAGTCGGGGCTGGAGCAAGTGGAGTGGATGTAGGGGGAACGAGGAAGGAGAGACCCGGGGTTTCCCATCCTTCTCACCTTCTGCCTTGCCTAATAAGCTCTGCAAATCTTGAgggactgttttttgttttttctttctttcttttttctttctttttcttttttttttttaacggacAGACATTCGGGTCTGTGACTTTGTGCATTGGATCCTCTCCCAGCCGGGTCAGGGGGCTCGCTCGTGCCCGCCGCATCTCCCCAGGACGGTGCAGGGCAGCCGGAGCGCCGCGCGCAGCAGAGCCCGGGTACCGCTCCGGCTGGGAACCGGGGCCAGGGATACAGTCAGCAAAAGTCAGTGAGTCGAGAGAGCATCCCGGGTGGGAAAACCGAGGTCTGGTTTGCCTTTGCATTTGGCCAGAGTGGAGGAGAACGTGGGACGCCTCCCGAGGGGCGGGGATGCTCGGGAGGAGAGATGAAGGCTACGGGCAGTAGGTCGCCTCTTTTCCGAATGGCAGTTCTACACCGTCctgcttttcattttactttttacctattttttttttttcccctgcgtCTTTCTATTTGGAGCACCTTGGGTGGTGGCGGCAGGTGAGGGTCGGGGGAGGCGTGGCGCCCACCCGCGGAGGGAGCGAGTCGACCCCTCTCGGCCCCAGCGGCGCACTCGCACGCCTGCCGTCTCCAGGTGCGCTCTCCCAGCCGGACGCGGACCGCGCGCTGCTCCCCCTTCTGGCCCCAGCCTGTCCCGGGAGCCGGAGGGCCGGCTTCCAGAGCCGGGGAATAGGATGGAGAAGCGGGATGCCGGACGCGGGTGTGGGGTGCGcttggctcggtggttgagtgccGGCGCTCTGCGCCTCCCAAGTCACCTCCTCCGCCGCCGGGCGCCCGCGCTTCCCCGCGCTTCCCCGCGCACCCAGGCCGCTGGCTCGGGAGCGGGGCTGcatccctcctccaccctccaccgTGCAGGACCAGACGTTGCCTCGCGGTGCCTCGCCTCGCGCGCGTCTCGCTCCTCCCCCAGCATTATCCGAGGGCTATTTTTATCCACTACTTGCGAGAAGATGCTTTGGGGAGATTCTGGGGAGGCGACTCCAAATCCACTCTCCGCGCTGCGCTCCCAGCAGCGGCACCCTGCTAGCTGGGAGCAGCTGCAGGGGATGACCAAGGGATGACCAAGGGATTGCGGGTGGAGTGTACCGGGTCCTCCTCCCTCGGTCATCGCTCTCGAAACCCGGCACCGCCCTCGGCTGCGCCGCCCGCCGCTCGCCTGGGCAGCCGGTCCCCCGAGGGGTCCCTAGTGTCCCGGGCTCTTTCCTTGGCCGGCTTCTGTGGCTGCAGCCCGGGCGCACGCAGGATCCTTTGGGTCCCAACCCGTGCGTTCTCGCTCTGCAGCCCAATCGCACTTTAAAAGATTGAAATGCAATGATCAGCTTCCACTCAAGGGTTAATTCCAGGAATTCCTTCTTAAAaaggagcggggtggggggagggagaactTAACCTAACTTCTGCCTGCCTGTATTTCTAAAGCCCATCCTTTGGCGCTTGGAATTATTCTTGCTTTCGGCGTTTTCAGTAAAGATTGGGCGCAGTTAGAATAAGCCTGACCTCGAATAAGCCTGACCTCGTGAAATTCCAGGAGGTGGACGCTTCGGCTGCAAATCCGCATCCCCGTGTTACCCTTTTTATTTCCAGGGCTTACGTTCTTTTACTCCCATAAAATTGAAGAAGGAACGTGTTCAAATGGACCATTGTGTTACATAAGGTTTTCTCCAGCGCTGGGAAGAAAAAGATCAGTATCTTAAGGAGCCTTTCGGGGCTTCCGTGGGTCCCTCTAACTCTCAgccgagtgtgtgtgtgtggggggggggggggtgggatcAACAACTTCGTGACTGCGCACTCACTCCTAAGTCCCAGGAGTTAATTAGGACAGTAGCATTGAGTGAGGGTTGGTGAGGCAGCCTGGTGTAGGATGCACTGCAGCTTtaagatgggatttttttttttttttcctttgggaaactgGTGAGAAAGTGGTACCTAAAACTTGGATTTGGGATCTGGAAAAGCCCAGGGGTCTTAGTTCTGTCATTGGGAACCCTGGTATGAAGTGATGAATCCTCCAGCTTAAAGAGGTGCTTTGCACAGTGTAGATGTTCAGAACCCTTTACTGGGACTCCGCAAGACAGTTGAGGCTTGTGCTTTTGTTGTCAAAAGAGGAAACTCCTTTGCTGGAAAGGCCTTGAAAGAACTCTTTGAAGGGAAAGCAATGTGGAAGCTTTTCTTACCTGGAA includes these proteins:
- the HS3ST1 gene encoding heparan sulfate glucosamine 3-O-sulfotransferase 1 isoform X1, with the protein product MRSSATCRREARAGRPHPRRRDSGRSGARRAAVGARDPPLPCALSLGARPPPSPPPAPAPPPAPPLRGTARLASRLHSPRRAGSHQTPPPPGLRGCPRPCLGRPPRGAPKLVRRPPVLRGPAHGSAREPTSGAGPGRQPRGSDIRVCDFVHWILSQPGQGARSCPPHLPRTVQGSRSAARSRARVPLRLGTGARDTVSKSHNRRPAPHAPLSGRPRSHHGVPPGRAAPGRPAAGRPAPASAFAPRGAGGRAGPSRHPPGRGPGRRGPQRLGPAAAADHHHRGAQGRHARAAGDAQPAPRRGRRRERGALLRLGGALQPGPALVPGPDALLVPAPAHGGEDPRVLHVAQSA